The following proteins come from a genomic window of Amyelois transitella isolate CPQ chromosome 24, ilAmyTran1.1, whole genome shotgun sequence:
- the LOC106135938 gene encoding protein DEK isoform X2, whose protein sequence is MSGDTDKAKISDNQDEDKKSGAGDGHTTEDESSQDSKGDAKATANGKSDDAATDDKDEKDEKADSDVKKEENGETHDDGDKEDDVKENDKAAKKPLPKKKPKKEDTEDEEDEEEEEEEEEEGEDGEEEDEKDAKKPNEKVKKPVKKAKEDDEEGDEEEGEEEGEEEEEEEEEEEAPKPKPKKEPTEPPVPLPAGKGIPLGHIGNVEISLSRFKTQDQKLLHQYLYGQLCLDRNVKRNIKKFKGYEWAIGSSDYKAKLEETSKMEMKQLRTMCEMLDLEKKGGAPELAARLVGFLQQPSANSPHARGSARSAPATPSAGGRPRRSAAVKVHNRGYSDEEYESDPETKVKGPKLPKDGSEDSDGSFNPSGSEEADSDFDPEGGEGGSGGGARKRKAAGRRRSAGKPARKGRKPKGKKGKSASKGRGKRAKSESEESEKSESESEQESGSEGEDSDEPKSKRGRVAPKGRKPAAKPAANAKATPAKRKPPTPPAKKKPAGKPVGRPAKKGGKKASSEEESGEGSEEEDEEGSEEESGEDSDAPADKKAKRPPTDDEIKKYVKEILEGANLEQITMKTVCKQVYSHYPDFDLAHKKDFIKATVKSCI, encoded by the exons ATGTCGGGTGATACCGATAAAGCGAAAATCAGTGATAATCAG GATGAAGACAAGAAATCCGGAGCAGGGGATGGGCATACAACCGAAGACGAGTCCTCACAGGACTCTAAGG GCGACGCCAAAGCCACCGCAAATGGCAAGAGCGATGACGCGGCCACAGATGACAAAGACGAGAAGGACGAAAAGGCAGACAGTGATGTCAAAAAG GAGGAAAATGGTGAGACGCACGATGATGGAGACAAGGAAGACGATGTAAAGGAAAACGACAAAGCTGCCAAGAAGCCGCTTCCTAAGAAAAAGCCTAAGAAGGAG GACACAGAAGACGAGGAGGATGAAGAAGAGGAGGaggaggaggaagaagaagggGAGGACGGCGAGGAAGAAGACGAGAAGGACGCCAAGAAGCCTAATGAGAA GGTAAAGAAACCAGTTAAGAAGGCAAAGGAGGACGATGAAGAAGGCGACGAAGAAGAGGGAGAAGAAGAAGGCGAGGAGGAGGAGGAAGAAGAGGAAGAGGAGGAGGCGCCTAAACCTAAGCCTAAGAAAGAG CCCACAGAGCCACCGGTGCCTCTCCCGGCCGGCAAGGGTATACCTCTAGGCCACATTGGAAACGTCGAGATCTCACTATCCCGGTTCAAGACTCAGGATCAGAAACTGTTACATCAGTATTTGTATGGT CAACTATGTCTGGACCGTAATGTGAAACGGAACATAAAGAAGTTCAAAGGGTATGAATGGGCCATTGGCTCCTCGGACTACAAGGCCAAGTTGGAGGAGACCAGCAAGATGGAGATGAAGCAGCTGAGGACTATGTGTGAGATGCTGGACCTTGAAAAAAAGG GCGGCGCCCCCGAGCTGGCGGCGCGGCTGGTGGGCTTCCTGCAGCAGCCCAGCGCCAACTCGCCGCACGCGCGCGGCTCGGCGCGCAGCGCGCCCGCCACGCCCTCCGCCGGCGGCCGCCCGCGCCGCTCCGCCGCCGTCAAGGTGCACAACAGAG GTTATTCGGACGAGGAATACGAAAGTGATCCagaaacaaaagtaaaagGACCTAAACTGCCTAAAGATGGTTCAGAAGACTCTGAC GGTTCGTTCAACCCGAGCGGGTCGGAGGAGGCCGACTCGGACTTCGACCCCGAGGGCGGCGAGGGCggcagcggcggcggcgcgcgcaaGCGCAAGGCGGCCGGCCGCCGGCGCTCCGCCGGGAAGCCGGCCCGCAAGGGCCGCAAGCCCAAGGGGAAGAAGGGCAAG AGTGCAAGCAAAGGTCGCGGCAAGCGAGCGAAGTCGGAGAGCGAAGAAAGCGAAAAATCGGAAAGTGAAAGCGAGCAGGAGTCTGGTAGCGAGGGAGAGGACTCTGAT GAGCCGAAATCTAAGCGCGGTCGCGTGGCGCCGAAGGGCCGCAAGCCGGCCGCGAAGCCCGCCGCCAACGCCAAGGCCACGCCCGCCAAGCGGAAACCGCCCACGCCGCCCG CCAAAAAGAAGCCAGCAGGCAAGCCTGTAGGTCGGCCAGCTAAGAAAGGAGGGAAGAAGGCCTCCTCCGAGGAGGAATCAGGGGAGGGCAGCGAGGAGGAGGACGAGGAAGGTAGTGAGGAGGAGAGCGGAGAGGACTCTGACGCCCCCGCAGACAAGAAGGCGAAGCGGCCGCCCAcg GACGATGAGATCAAGAAATACGTGAAGGAGATACTGGAAGGCGCCAACCTCGAACAGATCACGATGAAAACCGTGTGCAAACAGGTGTACAGCCACTACCCGGACTTCGACCTCGCGCACAAGAAGGACTTCATCAAGGCCACAGTCAAGTCG TGTATTTAA
- the LOC106135938 gene encoding protein DEK isoform X1, with the protein MSGDTDKAKISDNQDEDKKSGAGDGHTTEDESSQDSKGESLATEPEAQGKPDVDQPKTDEAPPESEGDAKATANGKSDDAATDDKDEKDEKADSDVKKEENGETHDDGDKEDDVKENDKAAKKPLPKKKPKKEDTEDEEDEEEEEEEEEEGEDGEEEDEKDAKKPNEKVKKPVKKAKEDDEEGDEEEGEEEGEEEEEEEEEEEAPKPKPKKEPTEPPVPLPAGKGIPLGHIGNVEISLSRFKTQDQKLLHQYLYGQLCLDRNVKRNIKKFKGYEWAIGSSDYKAKLEETSKMEMKQLRTMCEMLDLEKKGGAPELAARLVGFLQQPSANSPHARGSARSAPATPSAGGRPRRSAAVKVHNRGYSDEEYESDPETKVKGPKLPKDGSEDSDGSFNPSGSEEADSDFDPEGGEGGSGGGARKRKAAGRRRSAGKPARKGRKPKGKKGKSASKGRGKRAKSESEESEKSESESEQESGSEGEDSDEPKSKRGRVAPKGRKPAAKPAANAKATPAKRKPPTPPAKKKPAGKPVGRPAKKGGKKASSEEESGEGSEEEDEEGSEEESGEDSDAPADKKAKRPPTDDEIKKYVKEILEGANLEQITMKTVCKQVYSHYPDFDLAHKKDFIKATVKSCI; encoded by the exons ATGTCGGGTGATACCGATAAAGCGAAAATCAGTGATAATCAG GATGAAGACAAGAAATCCGGAGCAGGGGATGGGCATACAACCGAAGACGAGTCCTCACAGGACTCTAAGGGTGAGTCCCTGGCGACAGAGCCGGAGGCCCAAGGTAAACCCGATGTAGATCAACCTAAAACTGACGAGGCACCGCCAGAGTCTGAAG GCGACGCCAAAGCCACCGCAAATGGCAAGAGCGATGACGCGGCCACAGATGACAAAGACGAGAAGGACGAAAAGGCAGACAGTGATGTCAAAAAG GAGGAAAATGGTGAGACGCACGATGATGGAGACAAGGAAGACGATGTAAAGGAAAACGACAAAGCTGCCAAGAAGCCGCTTCCTAAGAAAAAGCCTAAGAAGGAG GACACAGAAGACGAGGAGGATGAAGAAGAGGAGGaggaggaggaagaagaagggGAGGACGGCGAGGAAGAAGACGAGAAGGACGCCAAGAAGCCTAATGAGAA GGTAAAGAAACCAGTTAAGAAGGCAAAGGAGGACGATGAAGAAGGCGACGAAGAAGAGGGAGAAGAAGAAGGCGAGGAGGAGGAGGAAGAAGAGGAAGAGGAGGAGGCGCCTAAACCTAAGCCTAAGAAAGAG CCCACAGAGCCACCGGTGCCTCTCCCGGCCGGCAAGGGTATACCTCTAGGCCACATTGGAAACGTCGAGATCTCACTATCCCGGTTCAAGACTCAGGATCAGAAACTGTTACATCAGTATTTGTATGGT CAACTATGTCTGGACCGTAATGTGAAACGGAACATAAAGAAGTTCAAAGGGTATGAATGGGCCATTGGCTCCTCGGACTACAAGGCCAAGTTGGAGGAGACCAGCAAGATGGAGATGAAGCAGCTGAGGACTATGTGTGAGATGCTGGACCTTGAAAAAAAGG GCGGCGCCCCCGAGCTGGCGGCGCGGCTGGTGGGCTTCCTGCAGCAGCCCAGCGCCAACTCGCCGCACGCGCGCGGCTCGGCGCGCAGCGCGCCCGCCACGCCCTCCGCCGGCGGCCGCCCGCGCCGCTCCGCCGCCGTCAAGGTGCACAACAGAG GTTATTCGGACGAGGAATACGAAAGTGATCCagaaacaaaagtaaaagGACCTAAACTGCCTAAAGATGGTTCAGAAGACTCTGAC GGTTCGTTCAACCCGAGCGGGTCGGAGGAGGCCGACTCGGACTTCGACCCCGAGGGCGGCGAGGGCggcagcggcggcggcgcgcgcaaGCGCAAGGCGGCCGGCCGCCGGCGCTCCGCCGGGAAGCCGGCCCGCAAGGGCCGCAAGCCCAAGGGGAAGAAGGGCAAG AGTGCAAGCAAAGGTCGCGGCAAGCGAGCGAAGTCGGAGAGCGAAGAAAGCGAAAAATCGGAAAGTGAAAGCGAGCAGGAGTCTGGTAGCGAGGGAGAGGACTCTGAT GAGCCGAAATCTAAGCGCGGTCGCGTGGCGCCGAAGGGCCGCAAGCCGGCCGCGAAGCCCGCCGCCAACGCCAAGGCCACGCCCGCCAAGCGGAAACCGCCCACGCCGCCCG CCAAAAAGAAGCCAGCAGGCAAGCCTGTAGGTCGGCCAGCTAAGAAAGGAGGGAAGAAGGCCTCCTCCGAGGAGGAATCAGGGGAGGGCAGCGAGGAGGAGGACGAGGAAGGTAGTGAGGAGGAGAGCGGAGAGGACTCTGACGCCCCCGCAGACAAGAAGGCGAAGCGGCCGCCCAcg GACGATGAGATCAAGAAATACGTGAAGGAGATACTGGAAGGCGCCAACCTCGAACAGATCACGATGAAAACCGTGTGCAAACAGGTGTACAGCCACTACCCGGACTTCGACCTCGCGCACAAGAAGGACTTCATCAAGGCCACAGTCAAGTCG TGTATTTAA